Proteins from a genomic interval of Phalacrocorax aristotelis chromosome 3, bGulAri2.1, whole genome shotgun sequence:
- the LOC142055070 gene encoding uncharacterized protein LOC142055070: protein MVANALWGWLQQWKQSNWQRRGKPIWAATLWQDIAARVEKLVVKVRHVDAHVPKSRATEEHRNNQQVDRAAKIEVAEVDLDWQHKGELFLARWAHDTSGHQGRDATYRWARDRGVDLTMGIIAQVIHECDTCAAIKQAKRVKPLWYGGRWLKYKYGEAWQIDYITLPQTRQGKRHVLTMVETTTGWLETYPVPHATARNTILGLEKQVLWRHGTPERIESDNGTHFRNSLIDTWAKEHGIEWVYHIPYHAPASGKIERVRASQPMEDQL, encoded by the exons atggtggcaaatgccctgtggggctggctgcagcaatggaagcaaagcaactggcagcgcagaggcaaacccatctgggctgccacattgtggcaagatattgctgcccgggtagagaaactggttgtaaaggtacggcatgtggatgctcacgtccccaagagtcgggccactgaagaacatcgaaacaaccagcaggtagatcgggctgccaagattgaagtggctgaggtggatctggactggcagcataagggtgaactatttctagctcggtgggcccatgacacctcaggccatcaagggagagatgcaacatacaggtgggctcgtgatcgaggggtggacttgaccatgggtattattgcacaggttatccacgaatgtgacacatgcgctgcaatcaagcaagcgaagcgggtaaagcctctgtggtatgggggacgatggctgaaatataaatatggggaggcctggcaaattgactatatcacactcccacagacccgccaaggcaagcgccatgtgcttacaatggtagaaacaacgactggctggctggaaacatatcctgtcccccacgccactgcccggaacactatcctgggtcttgagaaacaagtcctgtggcgacatggcaccccagagaggattgagtcagacaatgggactcatttccgaaatagcctcatagacacctgggccaaagagcacggcattgagtgggtgtatcacatcccctatcacgcaccagcctctgggaaaattgaaag agta